A region of Polyangiaceae bacterium DNA encodes the following proteins:
- a CDS encoding SUMF1/EgtB/PvdO family nonheme iron enzyme — MRSEVLVVLLGLGALAACAQAEPVTDGAGGAAGSDASSGGGSGGSDGGGSGGSGNADAGDGEADASVPEPCQCGEPSCGPCPTTKNVAAGGYGINATEVTNEEYATWLLWQPNPKLQTGACAWNTSYLPSQGWPATYPKLPVVYVDFCDALAYCRWSGRRLCGKIGGGANGFPDFADASKSQWYNACSVGGTRAYPYGASYAGSSCNGADYGKGTAVAVGEATACEGGYPSLQDMSGNVWEWEDSCSGSAGEADLCRIRGGSYSQSGAALACDADSSLARNTTGKSVGFRCCE; from the coding sequence GTGCGCTCCGAGGTTCTGGTCGTGTTGCTCGGCTTGGGCGCGCTCGCCGCGTGCGCCCAGGCCGAACCGGTGACCGACGGCGCGGGCGGAGCCGCAGGCAGCGACGCATCCAGCGGTGGCGGCTCGGGCGGCAGCGACGGTGGCGGCAGCGGCGGCAGCGGCAACGCCGACGCCGGCGATGGCGAAGCCGACGCCTCGGTGCCCGAGCCCTGTCAGTGCGGCGAGCCGAGCTGCGGCCCCTGCCCCACGACCAAGAACGTCGCAGCGGGCGGCTACGGCATCAACGCCACCGAGGTCACCAACGAGGAGTACGCCACGTGGCTGCTCTGGCAACCGAACCCCAAGCTCCAGACCGGCGCCTGCGCGTGGAACACGAGCTACCTGCCCTCGCAGGGGTGGCCGGCGACGTACCCCAAGCTGCCCGTGGTCTACGTCGACTTCTGCGACGCGCTGGCCTACTGCCGCTGGTCCGGCCGCAGGCTGTGCGGCAAGATCGGCGGCGGCGCGAACGGGTTCCCGGACTTCGCGGATGCGAGCAAGAGCCAGTGGTACAACGCCTGTAGCGTCGGCGGCACGCGGGCCTACCCGTACGGCGCGAGCTACGCCGGAAGCAGCTGCAACGGCGCGGACTACGGCAAGGGAACGGCCGTCGCCGTGGGCGAGGCCACGGCCTGCGAGGGCGGCTACCCGTCGCTGCAAGACATGAGCGGCAACGTGTGGGAGTGGGAGGACTCGTGCAGCGGCAGCGCCGGCGAGGCCGACCTGTGCCGCATTCGGGGCGGCTCCTACTCGCAGAGCGGGGCGGCGCTGGCCTGCGACGCCGACAGCAGCTTGGCGCGCAACACCACGGGCAAGAGCGTGGGCTTCCGCTGCTGCGAGTGA
- a CDS encoding VOC family protein, with protein MSARHVLTILAVGDLEISKRFYADAFGWPLSVDVPVYAEHELPGGMRLGLYQREGFAHNTGQLPEQIPSGALSPTELYFYVNDPRASAEQLVAAGARLLSPLAERPWGDEAAYFADPDGNVLVVAKRG; from the coding sequence ATGAGCGCGCGACACGTGTTGACCATCCTGGCCGTCGGCGATCTGGAGATCTCGAAGCGCTTCTACGCGGACGCCTTCGGCTGGCCGCTCAGCGTGGACGTCCCGGTGTACGCCGAGCACGAGCTCCCCGGCGGGATGCGGCTCGGGCTCTATCAACGCGAAGGATTCGCGCACAACACCGGGCAGCTCCCCGAGCAGATCCCGAGCGGTGCGCTCTCGCCCACCGAGCTCTACTTCTACGTGAACGATCCGCGCGCGAGCGCCGAGCAGCTCGTGGCGGCGGGGGCGCGGCTGCTCTCTCCGCTCGCCGAGCGGCCCTGGGGCGACGAGGCGGCGTATTTCGCGGATCCCGACGGCAACGTGCTGGTGGTGGCTAAGCGGGGCTGA
- a CDS encoding ABC transporter permease has product MNVLRSSAARALLPLLVVVVIGCVFNQNGAFFEWSTHRAMLREISVLGILACGMTLVIVSGGIDLSVGSVLAVSAVSFATLSMPMGFGAPVAIAVVVAAGGLMGLCSGALVARFRVQPFIVTLAMMVFARGLAKLIAGGKKVTNYVTLPDGSSSTVELPAVFRAIDSKVLGDNVAVVTLIFAASALLTWLVLARLRAGRYLYAVGGSYEAARLSGVPVGRTLGLAYALSGALAAVAGICQAAQETHGDPETGTGYELDAIAMVVLGGTSLAGGRGGVGLTLVGALTLGMLQKILSLNAFSTEARLMLTGAILVFAVLFQRPWQRGEA; this is encoded by the coding sequence GTGAACGTGCTCCGCTCGAGCGCCGCGCGCGCGCTGTTGCCGCTCTTGGTGGTCGTGGTCATCGGTTGCGTCTTCAACCAGAACGGCGCCTTCTTCGAGTGGAGCACGCACCGCGCCATGCTGCGGGAGATCAGCGTGCTCGGGATCCTGGCCTGCGGCATGACGCTGGTGATCGTCTCGGGTGGCATCGACCTGTCGGTGGGCAGCGTGCTGGCGGTCTCGGCGGTGAGCTTCGCGACCCTCAGCATGCCGATGGGCTTCGGCGCCCCCGTCGCCATCGCCGTCGTGGTCGCCGCCGGCGGCTTGATGGGACTGTGCTCCGGCGCGCTGGTCGCCCGCTTCCGCGTGCAGCCCTTCATCGTCACGCTGGCCATGATGGTGTTCGCGCGCGGCTTGGCGAAGCTGATCGCGGGCGGCAAGAAGGTGACGAACTACGTGACGCTGCCGGACGGCTCGTCGAGCACGGTCGAGCTGCCCGCGGTGTTCCGCGCCATCGACAGCAAGGTGCTCGGCGACAACGTCGCGGTGGTCACGCTGATCTTCGCGGCCTCGGCACTCTTGACCTGGCTCGTGCTCGCGCGCCTGCGCGCGGGCCGCTACCTGTACGCCGTCGGCGGCAGCTACGAGGCAGCGCGCCTCTCCGGCGTGCCCGTCGGCCGCACGCTCGGCCTCGCCTACGCCCTCTCCGGCGCCCTCGCGGCCGTCGCCGGCATCTGCCAGGCCGCGCAGGAAACCCACGGCGATCCCGAGACCGGCACCGGATACGAGCTCGACGCCATCGCCATGGTCGTCCTGGGCGGCACCTCGCTCGCCGGCGGGCGCGGAGGGGTCGGGCTCACGCTGGTGGGCGCGCTCACCTTGGGCATGCTCCAGAAGATCCTGAGCCTGAACGCCTTCAGCACCGAGGCGCGGCTGATGCTCACCGGCGCCATCCTAGTGTTCGCGGTGCTGTTCCAGAGGCCCTGGCAGAGAGGTGAAGCATGA
- a CDS encoding sugar ABC transporter ATP-binding protein, whose amino-acid sequence MTEPLLELRAVDKSFGSTRALSGVSFEVRAGEVHVLAGGNGAGKSTLIKILSGAISDYGGELCMGGKSVRFREPQAAARAGVATIHQELSLVPGLSVLDNLFLGERRPLLSPWVSSRYLLEARSTLARVGLDLDPNRHVEELGLAERQLVEIARALSHAARVLILDEPTSALAEPEAERLFERVAELSAAGKGIVFISHRLDEIFRLAHRITVLRDGRVVHTGPASELDERSLIEKMVGSAVDLEGARERTPKERVVLSASRLSVKARRGTRPVLDDVALEVREGEILGVAGLWDSGASELLHALFGALPDEASGEMTLGGTRYCPRSPAMAVKRGVTLLARARGDSVFPARSIADNATLSSLSSFLVSPRAAAERAKPVTERMRLVAPSLGAPVGALSGGNQQKVALARCLMTEPKLLLLDDPTRGIDVAAKADVHRLVREVAEAGTGVVLVSSELDELSQLSDRILVLFRGRAQGLFSRAELDRGRLLALTMGSS is encoded by the coding sequence GTGACCGAGCCGCTCCTCGAGCTCCGCGCCGTCGACAAGTCGTTCGGCTCGACGCGAGCGCTGTCCGGCGTCTCGTTCGAGGTGCGGGCGGGGGAAGTCCACGTCTTGGCCGGCGGCAACGGGGCGGGCAAGAGCACGCTGATCAAGATCCTGTCGGGCGCCATCAGCGACTACGGAGGCGAGCTTTGCATGGGGGGGAAGAGCGTGCGCTTTCGCGAGCCGCAGGCCGCGGCGCGGGCCGGCGTGGCGACCATCCATCAGGAGCTCTCGCTCGTGCCCGGTTTGTCGGTGCTCGACAACCTGTTCTTGGGTGAGCGCCGCCCGCTGCTGTCCCCCTGGGTGTCGTCTCGGTACCTGCTCGAAGCGCGCTCGACCCTCGCGCGCGTGGGTCTCGACCTCGACCCGAATCGACACGTCGAGGAGCTGGGCCTGGCCGAGCGCCAGCTGGTCGAGATCGCGCGGGCCCTGAGCCACGCAGCGCGCGTGCTGATCCTGGACGAGCCGACGAGCGCGCTCGCCGAGCCCGAAGCCGAGCGCCTGTTCGAGCGCGTCGCAGAGCTCTCGGCTGCCGGCAAGGGCATCGTGTTCATCTCGCACCGGCTGGACGAGATCTTTCGGCTGGCCCACCGCATCACCGTGCTGCGCGACGGGCGCGTGGTGCACACCGGCCCTGCCTCGGAGCTCGACGAGCGCTCGCTGATCGAGAAGATGGTGGGCTCCGCCGTCGATCTGGAGGGGGCTCGAGAGCGGACGCCCAAGGAGCGGGTCGTGCTGTCCGCGTCGCGCTTGAGCGTGAAGGCTCGCCGAGGAACCCGGCCCGTGCTCGACGACGTGGCGCTCGAGGTGCGAGAGGGCGAGATCCTGGGCGTCGCCGGGCTCTGGGACTCCGGCGCGAGCGAGCTGCTCCACGCGCTCTTCGGCGCGCTTCCAGACGAAGCCAGCGGCGAGATGACGCTCGGGGGCACGCGCTACTGCCCCCGCTCACCGGCGATGGCGGTGAAGCGCGGCGTGACGCTGCTCGCGCGCGCTCGCGGTGACAGCGTCTTTCCCGCGCGGTCCATCGCCGACAACGCCACGCTGAGCAGCCTGTCGAGCTTTCTCGTCTCGCCGCGCGCGGCAGCGGAGCGCGCGAAACCCGTCACCGAGCGCATGCGGCTCGTGGCACCGTCGCTCGGCGCACCGGTCGGCGCGCTGTCGGGGGGAAACCAGCAGAAGGTCGCGCTGGCGCGCTGCCTGATGACGGAGCCCAAGCTGCTCTTGCTCGACGACCCGACGCGCGGCATCGACGTCGCGGCCAAAGCCGACGTGCACCGGCTGGTGCGCGAGGTGGCCGAGGCCGGCACCGGAGTGGTGCTGGTGTCGTCGGAGCTGGACGAGCTCTCTCAGCTCTCGGATCGGATCTTGGTGCTGTTCCGCGGCCGGGCCCAGGGCCTCTTTTCGCGGGCCGAGCTCGACCGCGGGCGCCTGCTCGCGCTCACCATGGGGTCGTCGTGA
- a CDS encoding TetR/AcrR family transcriptional regulator — protein sequence MKRKKKSESTRERILETALGKFRKRGFDATTMREIAEAAGTSLGSAYYYFPSKEALVLAHWETQMDEHERRARDVFARSGDLGERLRAVFHVRLDLMKHDRKLLTGLFRTIGDPSSTVSVFSRETGSLRARGIGILREALSIPEVAEDLRDQAALGLWVLMLGMVLYFVHDESPGQTRTRALADGALDTLTPLLPWLAAPVAEPLRNRLVALLADAGLWPPSALAPEVSERGALPHRQRPGTGVVRRATVGKTRRRPAV from the coding sequence GTGAAACGCAAGAAGAAGTCGGAGTCCACCCGCGAGCGCATCCTGGAGACGGCGCTGGGCAAGTTCCGAAAACGCGGCTTCGACGCCACGACCATGCGGGAGATCGCCGAGGCCGCGGGCACTTCGCTCGGGTCGGCCTACTACTACTTCCCGTCCAAAGAAGCGCTCGTGCTCGCCCACTGGGAGACGCAGATGGATGAGCACGAGCGCCGCGCTCGTGACGTCTTCGCGCGCTCGGGTGATCTGGGCGAGCGCTTGCGCGCCGTCTTCCACGTGCGCCTGGATCTGATGAAGCACGACCGCAAGCTCCTGACCGGGCTGTTCCGGACCATCGGCGATCCGAGCTCGACCGTGTCGGTGTTCTCGCGCGAGACGGGATCGCTCAGAGCGCGAGGCATCGGCATCCTGCGCGAAGCGCTCTCGATTCCGGAGGTCGCCGAAGATCTCCGGGACCAGGCCGCGCTGGGGCTCTGGGTGCTGATGCTGGGAATGGTGTTGTACTTCGTGCACGACGAGTCTCCCGGACAAACCCGGACGCGTGCCCTCGCGGACGGCGCGCTCGACACGCTGACTCCGCTCCTGCCGTGGCTGGCCGCCCCAGTCGCGGAGCCGCTCCGGAACCGGTTGGTCGCGTTGCTGGCGGACGCCGGGCTCTGGCCCCCGTCCGCGCTGGCACCGGAAGTCTCGGAACGAGGCGCTCTGCCCCATCGACAGCGGCCTGGCACTGGGGTAGTTCGCCGTGCGACCGTAGGGAAGACTCGGCGTCGACCCGCGGTATGA
- a CDS encoding DUF393 domain-containing protein translates to MRTLTILYDAGCDLCLHCKDWLGTQPSFVPLELLPCDSEEARRRFGQVPFRGGQLCVIADDGRVWAGAPAFVMCLWALRDYREWAERISTPALAPLAERFFRTVSAERRRVGALFSHRPCASDSCELGARGPYR, encoded by the coding sequence ATGCGAACGCTGACCATCCTCTACGACGCCGGCTGCGACCTGTGCTTGCACTGCAAGGACTGGCTCGGGACGCAGCCGAGCTTCGTGCCGCTCGAGCTCCTGCCCTGCGACTCGGAGGAGGCTCGCCGGCGCTTCGGGCAAGTCCCCTTTCGAGGCGGCCAGCTCTGCGTCATCGCCGACGACGGCCGCGTCTGGGCGGGCGCGCCCGCGTTCGTGATGTGCCTGTGGGCGCTCCGTGACTATCGGGAGTGGGCCGAACGCATCTCCACCCCCGCCCTGGCCCCGCTGGCCGAGCGCTTCTTCCGCACCGTCTCCGCCGAGCGCCGCCGGGTCGGTGCGCTCTTTTCACACCGCCCCTGCGCGTCGGATAGTTGCGAGCTGGGAGCCCGAGGACCGTACCGGTGA
- a CDS encoding NADH-quinone oxidoreductase subunit A translates to MLVIARVLSVRARVESPLKRDTYECGEEPEGPAWLKFHPRYYVVALVFVLFDVEAAFLFPWAISVGKLGLIAIIDMLVFIGILMLGWLYALKKGALDWH, encoded by the coding sequence ATGCTCGTGATCGCGCGCGTGCTCTCGGTGCGCGCGCGCGTCGAGTCGCCGCTCAAGCGGGACACCTACGAGTGCGGTGAGGAGCCAGAGGGTCCCGCGTGGCTCAAGTTCCACCCGCGCTACTACGTGGTCGCTCTGGTCTTCGTCCTGTTCGACGTGGAGGCGGCGTTCCTGTTTCCGTGGGCCATCAGCGTCGGCAAGCTCGGGCTCATCGCCATCATCGACATGCTGGTGTTCATCGGCATCCTGATGCTGGGTTGGCTGTACGCGCTCAAGAAGGGTGCGCTCGATTGGCACTGA
- a CDS encoding NADH-quinone oxidoreductase subunit B has translation MARMPGLDVATTTVDKLLTWGASNSLWIFPMATSCCGIEFMAAAASRVDLDRMGTIVRGTPRQSDIMVVAGTITVKMAPRVKKLWDQMPEPKWCIAMGSCAISGDFYRDIYSVVPGIDTFLPVDVYVPGCPPNPEELMHGLLRLQQKIMDFRAGKPREAAERPPTPEHMRRPSLPRLDDPSRPEELSRLQTASAGSLGHGTQMNLAALRRSKDGEALAAKLAELKQPPVVETKKE, from the coding sequence ATGGCTCGGATGCCCGGGCTGGACGTCGCCACGACGACCGTGGACAAGCTCCTGACCTGGGGCGCCTCCAACTCGCTGTGGATCTTCCCCATGGCCACCAGCTGCTGCGGCATCGAGTTCATGGCCGCCGCCGCCAGCCGCGTCGATCTCGACCGCATGGGGACCATCGTGCGCGGCACGCCGCGCCAGAGCGACATCATGGTCGTGGCCGGCACCATCACGGTGAAGATGGCGCCGCGGGTGAAGAAGCTCTGGGACCAGATGCCGGAGCCCAAGTGGTGCATCGCCATGGGCTCCTGCGCGATCAGCGGCGACTTCTACCGCGACATCTACTCGGTCGTGCCGGGCATCGACACCTTCCTGCCGGTGGACGTGTACGTGCCGGGCTGCCCGCCGAACCCGGAGGAGCTGATGCACGGCCTGCTGCGCCTGCAGCAGAAGATCATGGACTTCCGCGCCGGCAAGCCCCGGGAGGCCGCGGAGCGCCCGCCGACGCCGGAGCACATGCGCCGCCCCAGCCTGCCGCGCCTGGACGACCCGAGCCGTCCCGAGGAGCTCAGCCGGCTTCAGACCGCGAGCGCCGGCAGCCTGGGCCACGGCACGCAGATGAACCTCGCCGCGCTGCGCCGCTCGAAGGACGGCGAAGCGCTCGCGGCGAAGCTGGCGGAGCTGAAGCAGCCCCCGGTGGTCGAGACGAAGAAGGAGTAG
- a CDS encoding NADH-quinone oxidoreductase subunit C — MTAKGVAKNEEFDKLLADSFGVTDFPADAPPVVDRARHFELAKQLKELGYRIYVTVVATHYLPQAASKTGPEQPEHFEVATVLRKPVKGAPVATWRCKLAVGEGIESLVPLFAGADWQEREQYDLVGVRFENHPDLRRLMMPDDWEGHPLRKDYAIDTACSPWR, encoded by the coding sequence GTGACCGCGAAGGGCGTCGCCAAGAACGAAGAATTCGACAAGCTCCTCGCCGACTCGTTCGGCGTCACGGACTTCCCCGCCGACGCGCCGCCCGTCGTGGATCGCGCGCGCCACTTCGAGCTGGCCAAGCAGCTGAAAGAGCTCGGCTACCGCATCTACGTGACCGTGGTCGCCACGCACTACCTGCCCCAGGCCGCCAGCAAGACCGGCCCGGAGCAGCCGGAGCACTTCGAGGTGGCCACCGTGCTGCGCAAGCCGGTGAAGGGCGCGCCCGTGGCGACGTGGCGCTGCAAGCTCGCCGTGGGTGAGGGCATCGAGTCGCTGGTGCCGCTCTTCGCCGGCGCCGACTGGCAGGAGCGGGAGCAGTACGATCTGGTCGGCGTACGGTTCGAGAACCACCCGGATCTACGCCGCCTGATGATGCCCGACGACTGGGAGGGGCACCCGCTGCGCAAGGACTACGCCATCGACACGGCGTGCTCTCCCTGGAGGTGA
- a CDS encoding NADH-quinone oxidoreductase subunit D, which yields MILNLGPQHPSTHGVFRVKLYLDGELIVKAVPYAGYLHRGVEKLCEKLAFTQITPIVDKNDYVSPMMNEQAINMAFEALLGAEVPRRARYIRTLVAELQRIASHLLWLGTFALDLGGALGGGSTVFLHCFRERELILDLFEMLTGCRFHYNTHTVGGNRHDIPEGWAAQVKQALAVIESRVGEYEELMTHNAIFVKRSRGVGVLDGELCMELGITGPLMRAAGVDYDMRRDAPYHAYDEIEVRVQTEKAGDCQARTLVRIREIAESIRIVRELIDGVPEGPICGHKPIKIVLQERSAGGQAYAALESPRGELGTWVIGGGANKGTSPYRLKIRPPSLHASSCLPYVLPGHSVSDAIAILGSLDPIMGEVDR from the coding sequence ATGATCCTGAACCTGGGGCCGCAGCACCCGAGCACGCACGGCGTGTTCCGCGTCAAGCTGTACCTCGACGGTGAGCTGATCGTGAAGGCGGTGCCCTACGCCGGCTACCTGCACCGCGGCGTCGAGAAGCTGTGTGAGAAGCTCGCGTTCACGCAGATCACCCCCATCGTGGACAAGAACGACTACGTGTCGCCGATGATGAACGAGCAGGCCATCAACATGGCCTTCGAGGCGCTGCTGGGCGCGGAGGTCCCGCGGCGGGCGCGCTACATCCGCACCCTGGTCGCCGAGCTCCAGCGCATCGCCAGCCACCTGCTCTGGCTCGGGACCTTCGCCCTCGACCTGGGTGGCGCGCTGGGCGGCGGCTCCACGGTGTTCCTGCACTGCTTCCGCGAGCGCGAGCTGATCCTCGACCTGTTCGAGATGCTGACGGGCTGCCGCTTCCACTACAACACGCACACCGTGGGCGGGAACCGCCATGACATCCCCGAGGGTTGGGCCGCGCAGGTGAAGCAGGCGCTCGCGGTCATCGAGTCGCGCGTCGGCGAATACGAAGAGCTGATGACCCACAACGCGATCTTCGTGAAGCGCTCGCGTGGCGTGGGTGTGCTCGACGGCGAGCTGTGCATGGAGCTCGGCATCACGGGCCCGCTGATGCGCGCCGCCGGCGTGGACTACGACATGCGCCGCGACGCGCCCTACCACGCCTACGACGAGATCGAGGTGCGCGTGCAGACCGAGAAGGCCGGCGACTGCCAGGCCCGGACGCTGGTGCGCATCCGCGAGATCGCCGAGAGCATCCGCATCGTGCGCGAGCTGATCGATGGTGTTCCAGAGGGTCCCATCTGCGGCCACAAGCCCATCAAGATCGTGCTGCAAGAGCGCAGCGCCGGCGGACAAGCCTACGCGGCGCTCGAGAGCCCGCGGGGCGAGCTCGGCACCTGGGTGATCGGCGGCGGCGCCAACAAGGGCACGAGCCCGTATCGCCTGAAGATCCGGCCGCCTAGCCTGCACGCTTCGTCCTGCTTGCCCTACGTGTTGCCGGGACACAGCGTGAGCGACGCCATCGCGATTCTCGGCAGTCTCGATCCGATCATGGGTGAAGTGGACCGCTAA